Proteins from a genomic interval of Sphingobacterium sp. SYP-B4668:
- a CDS encoding YbaB/EbfC family nucleoid-associated protein, translating to MFDKLFEAQQKAQEIKKRLDNISVFGEAEGGVLKVTATANKEVREITIDPVFLSNADKEELEELIVVAVNKALAQAENVSQSEMQASAQDMLGGIGGLGNLFNK from the coding sequence ATGTTTGATAAACTTTTTGAAGCCCAACAGAAGGCCCAGGAAATAAAGAAGAGATTGGATAATATTTCTGTCTTTGGAGAAGCGGAAGGCGGCGTGTTGAAAGTAACGGCCACGGCCAATAAAGAAGTCCGTGAGATAACTATTGATCCCGTCTTTCTTTCCAATGCGGATAAGGAAGAGTTGGAAGAGCTCATCGTAGTAGCCGTTAATAAGGCATTGGCCCAAGCAGAAAACGTTAGTCAATCAGAAATGCAAGCTTCTGCCCAAGATATGTTAGGTGGTATCGGGGGCTTAGGGAATCTATTCAATAAATAA
- a CDS encoding N-acetylglucosamine kinase, which produces MIIIADGGSTKTNWCLLDDSNKKIYFNTEGYNPYFVDSNYIVNSLKKGLPLDLPFEKISEVNYYGAGVHNQEKAQIVIDAIKQVFPNSEVEVGHDLLAAARALLGTEAGFAAILGTGTNTCVYDGEEITKNIDSGAYILGDEGSGSYIGKKLLIDYIRDLMPADVKKVFFETYKLTPDEIMDTVYTKPLANRFCASFSKFVYDNNVNIEYTRKIVEDSFEAFFNNLVSKYPDYKDYTFNCIGSVGYNFRNVLEHKATQYGMKVGKILRSPIDDLVLFHMNRAAKK; this is translated from the coding sequence ATGATTATAATTGCTGACGGAGGATCTACCAAAACAAACTGGTGTTTGTTAGATGATTCTAACAAGAAGATTTACTTTAATACGGAGGGATACAATCCATATTTTGTGGATAGTAATTACATCGTGAATTCATTGAAAAAGGGTCTTCCACTTGATTTACCATTTGAAAAAATCAGTGAGGTAAACTACTACGGTGCAGGTGTCCACAACCAAGAAAAGGCGCAAATCGTAATCGATGCGATTAAACAAGTATTTCCAAATTCTGAAGTTGAAGTTGGGCATGACTTACTAGCAGCAGCAAGAGCTCTACTTGGTACAGAAGCAGGCTTTGCAGCCATACTAGGTACCGGTACTAACACTTGTGTGTACGACGGCGAAGAGATTACCAAAAACATTGATTCGGGTGCCTACATTTTAGGGGACGAAGGTAGCGGGAGCTATATTGGAAAAAAATTATTGATTGATTACATCCGAGACTTGATGCCGGCAGATGTAAAGAAAGTATTCTTTGAAACGTATAAGTTGACACCTGATGAAATCATGGATACAGTCTATACTAAACCTTTAGCAAACCGTTTCTGCGCAAGCTTTAGTAAATTTGTATACGACAATAATGTAAATATCGAATATACACGTAAAATTGTCGAAGACTCTTTTGAAGCATTTTTCAACAACTTGGTTAGCAAATATCCAGATTACAAAGATTATACATTTAATTGTATTGGTTCGGTAGGCTACAATTTCCGGAATGTATTAGAACATAAAGCTACTCAATACGGAATGAAAGTTGGAAAAATCTTACGTTCACCTATTGACGACTTGGTTCTATTCCACATGAATCGTGCTGCAAAAAAATAG
- a CDS encoding metal-dependent hydrolase has protein sequence MKATYYGQSCVGFDFNGVKVLLDPFIQYNPLAADIDMGDIHPDYIFLSHGHQDHVADMLTIQKNSNAMVATVVETADWVRKQGVPEDRVIEFNLGGTIYTSFGKVKMVLAVHTNSTPDGSYGGWPVGFVLFVGKQKIYFAGDTALTYDMKLLADLELDWAFLPIGGHYTMDVDDAIKAAGFINCKRIVGIHYNTFPPISIDTAEARHKFESSGLQLLLPSIGESFSL, from the coding sequence ATGAAAGCAACTTACTATGGTCAATCTTGTGTAGGATTTGACTTTAATGGAGTCAAGGTATTGTTAGACCCCTTTATTCAGTATAATCCGTTAGCGGCAGATATCGACATGGGTGATATACATCCTGATTATATTTTTCTTAGTCACGGTCATCAGGACCATGTTGCTGATATGTTGACCATTCAAAAGAATAGTAACGCCATGGTTGCAACCGTCGTCGAAACTGCCGACTGGGTACGTAAGCAAGGGGTACCTGAGGATAGAGTAATTGAGTTTAATCTCGGCGGTACTATATACACATCTTTTGGTAAAGTTAAGATGGTGCTTGCGGTGCATACTAATAGTACCCCCGATGGGTCTTACGGTGGTTGGCCCGTTGGTTTCGTGCTATTTGTTGGTAAGCAGAAGATTTATTTTGCTGGAGACACTGCATTGACATATGATATGAAATTGCTTGCCGACCTCGAATTGGATTGGGCTTTTTTACCTATTGGAGGGCATTATACCATGGATGTTGATGATGCAATCAAAGCTGCTGGATTTATAAACTGTAAACGTATTGTGGGGATTCACTACAATACCTTTCCACCAATATCGATTGATACTGCAGAAGCTCGGCATAAATTTGAATCTTCAGGATTGCAATTATTACTGCCATCTATAGGGGAGTCCTTTTCTCTATAA
- a CDS encoding ABC transporter substrate-binding protein, with translation MFDNNSTLIKELAKRLELKEIIADSTLESASLEISSFEELKEFIRRFSNRYAPSTNLVELLEEEVDIVLHKLKFIASESRPKILLLESITPPALLESTLIAETIQIAGGLPIPLQDYQQAQILIIKQDEFTLYGQLPDFVNQDQWKQIPAIKNNQVYLIKKEDFAGVPGTNFLTELELLAEIIQPKYFVFGHQGIHWIKFDLI, from the coding sequence ATGTTTGACAACAACAGTACCCTAATAAAAGAACTAGCAAAGCGATTGGAATTAAAGGAAATCATAGCGGATTCAACGCTAGAGTCCGCATCCCTCGAAATATCTTCCTTTGAAGAATTGAAAGAATTTATAAGACGCTTCTCTAATAGATACGCTCCATCGACCAACTTAGTTGAGCTATTGGAGGAAGAGGTAGATATTGTATTGCACAAATTAAAATTTATCGCTTCGGAATCCAGACCAAAAATCTTACTATTAGAAAGTATCACCCCCCCTGCTCTATTAGAAAGTACACTTATAGCGGAAACTATCCAAATCGCAGGAGGACTTCCGATACCCCTTCAGGATTATCAACAAGCGCAAATCCTAATCATAAAACAAGATGAGTTTACCTTATATGGACAATTGCCTGATTTTGTCAATCAAGATCAATGGAAGCAAATTCCTGCAATTAAGAATAATCAGGTATATCTCATCAAGAAAGAAGATTTTGCAGGTGTTCCAGGTACAAATTTTCTAACGGAACTCGAACTATTGGCGGAGATTATCCAACCAAAATACTTTGTCTTTGGACATCAAGGTATACATTGGATTAAATTTGATTTGATCTAA
- a CDS encoding MFS transporter, protein MKENEIKTNYPALYTLVVVFFFWGFIAAGNSVFIPFCKNYFHLDQFQSQLIDFAFYTAYYIGALLLFIFSTLKGKDLVGQWGYKKSIVYGLLFSALGAGAMIIAVEVNLYIGMLIGLFTVALGFSLQQTAANPFAVLLGDPKTGSSRVNLGGGINSFGTTIGPLVIGFALFGTFETISDSEIANLPLDKVIILYIGVGLLFVLAAALFHFSKKVPAGISDEPMEKANKALRTLIIMTVLLFAMFAPVFLSYKSPEALQIEALREQLKSLTDITAIDQLKAQIADIAHPLEKTRMMWLAGAFIVIVGGLLYANFSARKNAEGWGAMKYPQLVLGMLALFLYVGVEVAIGSNLGELLTLKEFGSLQSSQITPYVSMYWGSMMIGRWAGAISAFKLAKSTQQLLLIVVPFVAFTVIIGVNTLAGFEMSHLYFYSICIALQVVAFFLSKDKPVRTLIIFGIFGILAMAVGLASSGVVAIYAFLAGGLACSIMWSSIFSLSIAGLGKYTAQGSAFLVMMILGGGVIPPIQGKLADIIGIHNSYILPLFGFVYIVVFAVLVRGFLKKQGINMDEIEAEGGH, encoded by the coding sequence ATGAAAGAAAACGAAATTAAAACAAATTACCCAGCCTTGTACACCTTAGTTGTGGTATTCTTTTTTTGGGGTTTCATTGCTGCTGGCAACAGTGTATTCATTCCTTTTTGTAAAAACTACTTCCATCTAGATCAATTTCAATCTCAGCTTATTGACTTTGCATTCTACACTGCCTATTACATTGGAGCCCTCTTACTATTTATTTTTAGCACGTTAAAAGGGAAAGACTTGGTCGGTCAATGGGGCTACAAAAAGAGTATTGTTTACGGCCTGCTATTTTCAGCTCTGGGAGCTGGTGCTATGATTATTGCCGTGGAAGTAAACCTCTACATTGGTATGCTAATTGGTCTCTTCACGGTTGCATTGGGGTTTTCATTACAACAAACCGCAGCCAATCCATTTGCAGTGCTTCTAGGCGACCCCAAAACGGGATCATCCCGAGTTAATTTAGGTGGTGGTATCAATTCCTTTGGAACCACAATTGGCCCGTTGGTGATTGGTTTCGCCTTATTTGGCACATTTGAAACAATTTCAGATAGCGAAATTGCGAATCTACCCCTAGATAAAGTAATCATTCTTTATATAGGTGTAGGTTTATTGTTTGTCCTGGCAGCAGCATTGTTTCACTTCTCTAAAAAAGTTCCGGCCGGAATAAGTGATGAGCCAATGGAAAAAGCAAATAAGGCTTTGCGGACATTAATTATAATGACGGTACTGCTTTTCGCAATGTTTGCCCCAGTATTCTTAAGTTATAAGAGTCCAGAAGCTCTTCAAATCGAAGCTTTACGAGAACAATTAAAATCACTTACTGATATAACTGCAATAGACCAACTAAAAGCTCAAATTGCAGACATTGCACACCCACTTGAGAAAACAAGAATGATGTGGTTAGCGGGAGCGTTCATTGTTATCGTTGGAGGACTTCTATATGCAAACTTCAGTGCTCGAAAGAACGCTGAAGGATGGGGAGCAATGAAATATCCGCAATTAGTACTCGGCATGTTAGCTTTATTTCTATACGTTGGGGTAGAAGTAGCCATCGGGAGTAACTTAGGTGAGCTACTTACATTAAAAGAATTTGGCAGTTTGCAATCTTCTCAAATCACACCATATGTATCCATGTATTGGGGGAGTATGATGATAGGTAGATGGGCAGGCGCAATTAGCGCTTTCAAGTTAGCGAAATCGACACAACAGCTTTTATTGATTGTAGTGCCTTTTGTTGCTTTCACTGTAATCATTGGTGTGAATACATTGGCTGGATTTGAAATGTCTCATCTTTACTTCTATAGTATCTGCATTGCATTACAGGTCGTCGCTTTCTTTTTAAGTAAAGATAAACCCGTCCGGACATTGATTATCTTCGGTATTTTCGGAATACTAGCTATGGCTGTCGGTCTAGCTTCCTCAGGAGTAGTTGCTATCTACGCTTTCTTAGCAGGTGGGTTAGCATGTTCAATTATGTGGTCTTCTATATTCAGCCTCTCTATTGCAGGATTAGGAAAATATACGGCTCAAGGATCGGCATTCTTAGTAATGATGATTTTAGGTGGTGGTGTTATACCTCCTATACAAGGTAAGCTTGCGGATATCATCGGCATACACAACTCCTACATATTGCCTCTTTTCGGATTTGTGTATATCGTAGTTTTCGCAGTGTTAGTAAGAGGTTTTCTGAAAAAACAAGGTATCAATATGGATGAAATTGAAGCCGAAGGCGGACACTAA